The Phycisphaeraceae bacterium genome includes a window with the following:
- a CDS encoding NAD-dependent epimerase/dehydratase family protein, translating to MGQKVSVVLGGGGFIGGRLVAELVARGERVRSVDLKPVGEWFHRVAGVENLVLDLREAGACQAACTEAQTVYNLAADMGGMGFIENNKALCMLSVLINTHALMAARDVGVERFFYASSACVYNAEKQRRADVTPLREADAYPAMPEDGYGWEKLFSERMCRHFTEDFGLETRVARFHNVYGPYGTWEGGREKAPAAICRKVAEADLTGRHEIEVWGDGKQTRSFTYIDDCIEGILRLMGSDCREPMNLGSSELVSVDGLVTLVEGIAGLRLERRYRLDAPKGVNGRNSDNRLIQERLGWSPSIALAEGMAATYAWVRERVAERIEAEAPGLRWVA from the coding sequence ATGGGTCAGAAGGTCAGCGTGGTGCTTGGAGGTGGGGGGTTCATCGGCGGTCGGCTGGTCGCGGAGTTGGTTGCGCGGGGCGAGCGGGTGCGGTCGGTGGACCTCAAGCCGGTGGGAGAGTGGTTTCATCGTGTGGCGGGGGTCGAGAATCTGGTCTTGGATCTGAGGGAGGCTGGCGCGTGTCAGGCTGCGTGCACAGAGGCGCAGACGGTTTACAACCTCGCGGCGGACATGGGTGGGATGGGGTTTATTGAGAACAACAAGGCGTTGTGCATGCTGTCGGTGCTGATCAACACGCATGCGCTGATGGCGGCGCGTGACGTGGGGGTGGAGCGGTTTTTCTATGCGTCCTCGGCTTGTGTCTACAACGCGGAGAAGCAGCGGCGTGCGGATGTGACGCCGTTGCGCGAAGCCGATGCTTATCCGGCGATGCCTGAGGATGGGTATGGGTGGGAGAAGCTGTTTAGCGAGCGGATGTGCCGGCATTTCACCGAGGATTTTGGGTTGGAGACACGGGTGGCGCGGTTCCATAATGTTTATGGCCCGTATGGCACCTGGGAGGGGGGGCGTGAGAAGGCTCCAGCGGCGATCTGCAGGAAGGTTGCAGAGGCTGATTTGACGGGACGGCATGAGATCGAGGTGTGGGGTGATGGCAAGCAGACGCGGAGCTTTACTTACATCGATGACTGCATCGAAGGCATCCTGCGGCTGATGGGGAGTGACTGTCGTGAGCCGATGAATCTTGGATCGAGTGAGCTGGTATCGGTGGATGGTTTGGTGACGTTGGTGGAGGGGATCGCGGGGTTGCGACTGGAGCGGCGGTATCGGTTGGATGCGCCGAAGGGTGTGAACGGCCGGAACAGTGATAATCGGCTGATCCAGGAACGGTTGGGGTGGTCGCCGTCGATCGCGCTGGCGGAGGGGATGGCGGCGACGTATGCGTGGGTGCGGGAGCGTGTGGCGGAGCGTATAGAGGCCGAGGCACCGGGGCTGCGTTGGGTGGCGTAG
- a CDS encoding carbohydrate ABC transporter permease — protein sequence MSTVTSPGLAYRPKRFRHWGSVWTYLILLAGAILLLIPFFWMVSNSLKTDQEIANIGQVLPAVPMWGNYPEALERMGMDSDRWAFPALSNTVVITVLSVMGSVFSSSLVGFGFARFRFRGRDPLFMLMLATMMLPPQVTMIPVFLLFRQIGWIDTMLPLVIPMCFGQPFFIFMFRQFFSQLPEELLEAARIDGATALGVYWRIMLPLSWPVIAIVAIYTFMFTWNDFMNPLIYLNSPENRTLALELNSFNGQYGVERRELLMAASFVTMLPCVLLFFAAQKYFVGNAAEAGVKG from the coding sequence ATGAGCACGGTGACTTCTCCTGGTCTTGCGTATCGTCCGAAGCGCTTCCGTCACTGGGGATCGGTGTGGACGTATCTGATTCTGCTGGCGGGTGCGATTCTGCTGCTGATTCCGTTTTTCTGGATGGTGTCGAACTCGCTGAAGACGGACCAAGAGATCGCGAATATCGGGCAGGTCCTGCCGGCGGTGCCGATGTGGGGGAACTATCCGGAGGCATTGGAGCGGATGGGGATGGATTCGGATCGGTGGGCGTTTCCGGCGTTGTCGAACACGGTGGTGATTACGGTGCTGAGTGTGATGGGGTCGGTGTTTTCATCGTCGTTGGTGGGGTTTGGGTTTGCACGGTTTCGTTTTCGGGGGCGTGACCCGTTGTTCATGCTGATGCTGGCGACGATGATGTTGCCGCCTCAGGTGACGATGATTCCGGTGTTTTTGTTGTTTCGGCAGATTGGTTGGATTGACACGATGCTGCCGTTGGTGATCCCGATGTGTTTTGGGCAGCCGTTTTTCATCTTCATGTTCCGGCAGTTCTTCTCGCAGTTGCCTGAGGAGTTGCTGGAGGCGGCGCGGATTGACGGGGCGACGGCGCTTGGCGTGTATTGGCGGATCATGTTGCCGCTTAGTTGGCCGGTGATCGCGATCGTGGCGATTTATACGTTCATGTTCACCTGGAATGATTTCATGAACCCGCTGATCTACTTGAACTCGCCGGAGAACCGGACGCTGGCGCTGGAGCTGAACAGTTTTAATGGTCAGTACGGGGTGGAGCGTCGGGAGCTGCTGATGGCGGCGTCGTTTGTGACGATGCTGCCTTGTGTGCTGCTGTTCTTCGCGGCGCAGAAGTACTTTGTGGGGAACGCGGCGGAGGCTGGGGTGAAGGGGTAG
- a CDS encoding dockerin type I domain-containing protein → MRSLTIAGFASTFALLSASQAMAGAPSGPFVDGFLETDFYGSALSVQNTNTGFGDSNLGQAEFANGSEINAFYAKVHDGMLYGFVAGNLESNFNKLVIVFDSVAGGVNQVLNDPSDPLPDLDFGVDAFNDGLRSLSGLTFDEGFEADYMMSVTHGTENIDDPGNPFPPSGWLLSTHFAELKPQSESPAAGYAGGTSAPGVEGVDVNFVDSNTADPVTTPIEQFFITPSGGRAAADNSAFGIKAQINNTNAYADDGDPFDPTPTAGGVVGNGGADAAEQVYIDLAAEVLTGIEFMIPLSTLGNPTGDIKIHAHINGSNYGYLSNQTNGVGVLQGNLGGDGAGGFLGKPDPLSGVDFSAIPGDQFDVVANGVAVLPGDANGDGTVDLIDLSTLATNFDGTDTPYTFAQGDFNGDGFVDLIDLSILATNFGQSVVVPEPAALAMLGIGALALVRRR, encoded by the coding sequence ATGAGATCCCTGACCATCGCTGGTTTCGCGTCCACGTTTGCTCTGCTTTCGGCTAGCCAGGCCATGGCTGGAGCCCCGTCGGGTCCGTTTGTTGACGGCTTCCTGGAGACAGATTTTTACGGCAGTGCGTTGTCGGTGCAGAACACCAATACGGGCTTTGGCGACAGCAATCTTGGCCAGGCTGAGTTTGCGAACGGTTCTGAGATTAACGCGTTCTACGCCAAGGTGCATGACGGGATGCTTTACGGGTTCGTCGCTGGCAACCTGGAGAGCAACTTTAACAAGCTTGTGATCGTGTTTGACTCGGTGGCAGGCGGCGTGAATCAGGTCCTGAACGATCCGAGCGACCCGCTTCCCGATCTGGACTTTGGTGTGGATGCGTTTAATGACGGTCTTCGTTCTCTGAGTGGGTTGACCTTCGACGAGGGCTTCGAAGCGGACTACATGATGTCGGTGACTCACGGCACGGAGAATATTGATGACCCAGGCAATCCGTTCCCGCCCTCGGGCTGGTTGCTGTCGACTCATTTTGCTGAGTTGAAGCCTCAGTCGGAGAGTCCTGCGGCGGGTTATGCGGGCGGCACCAGTGCTCCAGGCGTAGAGGGTGTTGATGTCAACTTTGTTGATTCGAACACGGCCGATCCGGTGACGACGCCTATTGAGCAGTTCTTCATCACGCCGAGTGGCGGCCGGGCTGCCGCGGATAACAGCGCTTTTGGTATCAAGGCTCAGATCAATAACACCAATGCCTATGCTGACGATGGCGATCCGTTTGATCCGACGCCCACAGCAGGTGGTGTTGTTGGCAACGGAGGAGCGGATGCTGCAGAGCAGGTCTACATTGATCTTGCAGCAGAGGTGCTGACGGGTATTGAGTTCATGATCCCGCTTTCGACGCTTGGGAACCCGACGGGCGATATCAAGATTCACGCCCATATCAATGGTTCGAACTACGGGTATCTTTCCAACCAGACCAATGGTGTGGGCGTGTTGCAGGGGAATCTTGGTGGCGACGGAGCGGGTGGTTTTCTTGGTAAGCCTGATCCGCTATCGGGCGTCGATTTCAGCGCGATCCCGGGTGATCAGTTTGATGTGGTGGCGAATGGTGTTGCGGTTCTTCCCGGTGACGCGAACGGCGACGGGACGGTTGACTTGATTGACCTGTCGACGCTGGCGACGAACTTTGATGGGACTGATACGCCTTACACTTTTGCTCAAGGCGACTTCAACGGCGACGGGTTTGTCGATCTGATCGACCTGTCGATCTTGGCGACGAACTTTGGACAGAGCGTGGTGGTGCCTGAGCCTGCTGCTCTGGCGATGCTGGGGATCGGGGCGTTGGCTCTGGTTCGGCGACGCTGA
- a CDS encoding prepilin-type N-terminal cleavage/methylation domain-containing protein, which yields MTPLATLTTPRPKAFTLIELLVVISIIALLIGILLPALGAARNTARSAACLSNGRQQNVAANVFAVEHQDIYPVTAETRFVEEEYGFDRKRFAFRATGIASDPLTLKDHASALIPYLGGGENDTFWDQGSTSQFQQNNPEVFLCPADPGLNTDFPGYIVDLNAAGENGDITPPENFLPLSYGVNVDVTALNRPTNNFSDRGAPTLLPYKSPTADGTPVGGNQNRIKSPSQTMLYADLGTRSDTDARVQSSGGIHVWNDTVFISSAGHRSLGVANPGTLAGHYEDERFRSKLPVSGQTLAGLENFGGRHGQNMNIFFADGSGGSESPEGATNVLITPLPIESQ from the coding sequence ATGACGCCTCTCGCAACCCTCACCACCCCACGCCCCAAAGCCTTCACCCTCATCGAGCTCCTCGTGGTGATCTCCATCATCGCCCTGCTCATCGGCATCCTCCTCCCAGCCCTCGGCGCCGCCCGCAACACCGCACGCTCCGCAGCCTGCCTCTCCAACGGCAGACAGCAGAACGTCGCCGCAAACGTCTTCGCCGTCGAGCATCAGGACATCTACCCAGTCACCGCCGAAACCCGATTCGTCGAAGAAGAGTACGGCTTCGACCGTAAACGATTTGCTTTCCGTGCCACCGGGATCGCATCTGACCCACTCACGCTCAAAGATCATGCCTCGGCGCTCATCCCGTACCTCGGCGGTGGCGAAAATGACACCTTCTGGGATCAAGGCTCCACTTCCCAGTTCCAGCAAAACAACCCCGAAGTCTTCCTATGCCCAGCCGACCCAGGCCTGAACACTGACTTCCCGGGCTACATCGTAGACCTCAATGCTGCGGGTGAAAATGGCGACATCACGCCTCCAGAAAACTTCTTGCCCCTGTCTTATGGCGTCAATGTTGATGTAACCGCCCTCAATCGTCCTACCAACAACTTCTCAGATCGTGGCGCACCAACGCTATTACCCTATAAATCCCCGACAGCAGATGGCACACCAGTTGGCGGAAACCAGAACCGCATCAAGTCTCCATCTCAAACCATGCTCTACGCCGATCTCGGCACACGCTCTGATACCGATGCCCGTGTTCAGTCTTCCGGCGGCATCCACGTTTGGAATGATACGGTTTTCATCTCAAGCGCTGGACACAGATCTCTCGGAGTCGCCAATCCCGGAACACTTGCCGGACATTATGAAGACGAACGATTCCGCTCAAAGCTACCCGTCAGCGGCCAGACTCTGGCTGGACTGGAAAACTTTGGTGGACGCCACGGACAAAACATGAACATCTTCTTTGCCGATGGCAGTGGCGGATCCGAAAGCCCAGAGGGCGCTACGAATGTCCTCATCACGCCACTCCCGATCGAAAGCCAATAA